From a single Lacerta agilis isolate rLacAgi1 chromosome 3, rLacAgi1.pri, whole genome shotgun sequence genomic region:
- the MCFD2 gene encoding multiple coagulation factor deficiency protein 2 isoform X1, with product MRSEGGGVATETRGERKGRGTWSPHLGVRRRTPRRPNPIAGELGGGRTQARRVQGWPREAMVAGTMAVTIQPRISTLYFLCCLVLASSMSSFAEDHVDGSHQANVRLDKNMVQDKDHIMEHLEGVIDKPESEMSPQELQLHYFKMHDYDGNNLLDGLELATAISHVHKEEGGEHTQTMKDEELISLIDGVLHDDDKNNDGYIDYAEFAKSLE from the exons ATGAGATCGGAGGGAGGGGGCGTGGCTACGGAGacgagaggggagagaaaggggcgTGGCACCTGGTCGCCGCACCTGGGCGTTCGACGTAGAACTCCGAGGCGGCCGAATCCAATAGCCGGAGAGCTGGGCGGTGGCAGGACGCAAGCGCGGAGAGTTCAGGGGTGGCCGCGAGAGGCGATGGTAGCCGG gACCATGGCTGTTACGATACAACCAAGGATTTCTACACTATATTTCCTCTGTTGCCTAGTCCTTGCGTCTTCTATGTCCTCTTTTGCAGAGGACCATGTGGATGGGAGTCATCAGGCAAACGTGCGTCTTGATAAGAACATGGTACAAGATAAGGA CCACATCATGGAACATTTAGAAGGCGTCATTGACAAACCAGAATCTGAGATGTCGCCACAAGAGCTGCAGCTTCATTACTTCAAAATGCACGACTACGATGGCAACAATCTGCTTGATGGGCTTGAACTTGCCACTGCCATCTCACATGTACACAAAGAG GAAGGTGGAGAACACACCCAGACAATGAAAGATGAGGAGTTAATTAGTTTGATAGATGGAGTCTTgcatgatgatgataaaaataatGATGGCTACATTGACTATGCTGAGTTTGCAAAGTCACTGGAAtga
- the MCFD2 gene encoding multiple coagulation factor deficiency protein 2 isoform X2, whose amino-acid sequence MAVTIQPRISTLYFLCCLVLASSMSSFAEDHVDGSHQANVRLDKNMVQDKDHIMEHLEGVIDKPESEMSPQELQLHYFKMHDYDGNNLLDGLELATAISHVHKEEGGEHTQTMKDEELISLIDGVLHDDDKNNDGYIDYAEFAKSLE is encoded by the exons ATGGCTGTTACGATACAACCAAGGATTTCTACACTATATTTCCTCTGTTGCCTAGTCCTTGCGTCTTCTATGTCCTCTTTTGCAGAGGACCATGTGGATGGGAGTCATCAGGCAAACGTGCGTCTTGATAAGAACATGGTACAAGATAAGGA CCACATCATGGAACATTTAGAAGGCGTCATTGACAAACCAGAATCTGAGATGTCGCCACAAGAGCTGCAGCTTCATTACTTCAAAATGCACGACTACGATGGCAACAATCTGCTTGATGGGCTTGAACTTGCCACTGCCATCTCACATGTACACAAAGAG GAAGGTGGAGAACACACCCAGACAATGAAAGATGAGGAGTTAATTAGTTTGATAGATGGAGTCTTgcatgatgatgataaaaataatGATGGCTACATTGACTATGCTGAGTTTGCAAAGTCACTGGAAtga